In Holophagales bacterium, one DNA window encodes the following:
- a CDS encoding phage tail protein, translating to MAEPFLAEIRMMSFVFPPKGWALCNGQLLPINQNQGLFSLLGTTLGGDGRVNFGLPDLRGRTPIHVGSSHTLGERGGEQAHTLSISEIPTHTHVLSGSPTNASVAPGVGNVLAAANNAYGPATSLVALGPTSIANTGGSQAHLNMQPFLTLSFCIALQGIFPSPT from the coding sequence ATGGCTGAGCCGTTCTTAGCGGAAATCCGCATGATGAGCTTCGTCTTTCCGCCGAAGGGCTGGGCGCTCTGCAACGGCCAGCTCCTGCCGATCAACCAGAACCAGGGGCTGTTCTCGCTGCTCGGCACGACCCTCGGGGGCGACGGGAGGGTGAACTTCGGCCTGCCGGACTTGCGCGGTCGGACGCCGATCCACGTGGGGAGCTCGCACACCCTGGGAGAACGCGGCGGCGAGCAGGCGCACACCCTCTCGATCTCCGAAATCCCGACGCACACACACGTCCTTTCCGGGTCGCCGACGAACGCCAGTGTCGCCCCAGGGGTGGGGAATGTCCTTGCCGCCGCCAACAACGCCTATGGCCCCGCGACGTCCCTGGTCGCTCTCGGCCCGACGTCGATCGCCAATACCGGCGGCTCGCAGGCCCACCTCAACATGCAGCCGTTCCTGACGCTGAGCTTCTGTATCGCGCTGCAAGGCATCTTCCCGAGCCCGACCTGA
- a CDS encoding phage tail protein: protein MAQPYVGEIRMFAGNFAPAGWMFCEGQLLPISEYETLFNLIGTTYGGDGQSTFALPDLRGRLPIHQGNGFVLAETGGAEEITLTVQQIPAHSHPLLATSASGTVATPVNNLLAESVSLNPYIQDVTNSNMNPAAISSVGGSQPHTNFQPYLCVDFIISLFGIFPSPT, encoded by the coding sequence ATGGCCCAACCCTACGTCGGCGAAATCCGCATGTTCGCAGGCAACTTCGCGCCTGCCGGCTGGATGTTCTGCGAGGGGCAGCTGCTCCCGATCTCCGAATACGAAACGCTCTTCAATCTGATCGGTACCACCTACGGGGGCGATGGTCAGAGCACCTTCGCCCTGCCGGATCTCCGCGGCAGGCTTCCGATCCACCAGGGCAACGGCTTCGTCCTGGCGGAAACCGGCGGCGCCGAGGAGATCACCTTGACCGTGCAACAGATCCCCGCCCACTCGCATCCGCTGCTCGCCACCTCGGCAAGCGGGACGGTGGCGACCCCGGTCAACAACCTCCTCGCCGAGTCGGTGTCTCTCAATCCCTACATCCAGGACGTGACGAACAGCAACATGAACCCGGCGGCGATCTCCTCCGTCGGCGGCAGCCAGCCGCACACCAACTTTCAACCGTATCTGTGCGTCGATTTCATCATTTCGCTGTTCGGCATCTTCCCCAGCCCGACCTGA
- a CDS encoding phage tail protein: MDPFVAEIRIFPFNFAPRGWAWCDGQLLPLSQNTALFSLLGTTYGGNGKSNFALPDLQGRAPMHPGQGPGLSLHDLGETGGSETVSLLESEIPSHSHTQRCASDDGDLKAPTSTRVLGRSTNGFLYQNSVNGLQMTADSALAPAGGDQPHNNMQPYLTFYFNIALQGVYPPRT; encoded by the coding sequence ATGGACCCATTCGTCGCCGAAATTCGCATCTTCCCGTTCAACTTCGCACCCAGAGGATGGGCGTGGTGCGACGGGCAGCTGCTCCCGCTCTCGCAGAACACCGCGCTCTTCTCCCTCCTCGGCACCACCTATGGGGGGAACGGCAAGTCCAATTTCGCGCTCCCGGACCTCCAGGGACGCGCGCCGATGCACCCGGGACAGGGCCCGGGGCTCTCGCTCCACGACCTCGGAGAAACCGGCGGCAGTGAGACGGTGTCGCTGCTCGAAAGCGAGATCCCATCTCACAGCCATACCCAGCGCTGCGCGTCGGACGACGGGGACCTCAAGGCTCCGACCAGCACGCGCGTCCTCGGCCGGTCGACGAATGGGTTCCTCTATCAGAACAGTGTCAACGGCCTGCAGATGACGGCGGACTCCGCGCTTGCTCCAGCCGGCGGCGACCAGCCGCACAACAACATGCAGCCGTACCTGACCTTCTACTTCAATATCGCGCTGCAAGGGGTCTACCCGCCGCGCACCTAG
- a CDS encoding GNAT family N-acetyltransferase, with protein MQPPDVRCSLRPAEPSDQEFLLQVYASTREAELGLVDWPAEIRMQFLRQQFEAQDAHYRTYYHDTSYDVVLVDGIPAGRLYVGRWRDEIRIVDIALLPAFCGRGVGTQLISRLIAEADASGRKTSIHVERQNPALRLYERLGFRLAEDKGVYLFLERTPGESSRTPPAP; from the coding sequence CTGCAGCCGCCGGACGTCCGCTGCTCGCTGCGCCCAGCCGAACCTTCGGACCAGGAGTTCCTTCTCCAGGTCTACGCCAGCACGCGCGAAGCCGAGCTCGGCCTGGTCGACTGGCCGGCGGAGATCAGAATGCAGTTCCTCCGTCAGCAGTTCGAGGCGCAGGACGCCCATTACCGGACGTACTACCACGACACGAGCTACGACGTCGTACTGGTCGACGGAATCCCCGCCGGCCGCCTCTACGTCGGCCGCTGGCGCGACGAGATCCGGATCGTCGACATCGCGCTGCTTCCCGCCTTCTGCGGCCGCGGCGTCGGGACGCAGCTGATCTCACGCCTCATCGCCGAGGCCGACGCCAGCGGACGCAAGACGAGCATCCACGTCGAACGGCAGAACCCGGCCCTCCGACTGTACGAGCGACTCGGCTTCCGTCTCGCCGAAGACAAAGGCGTCTATCTCTTCCTCGAGCGCACGCCGGGCGAGTCTTCTCGGACGCCTCCCGCTCCGTGA
- a CDS encoding TonB-dependent receptor has product MRSMNSSFGRWAVGLAFVLGVLGLVGPVAAQVTTGAITGTVMAQSDKSPLPGVSIEAIHQPTGTRYNTVTNDNGRFGIQNVRVGGPYVVTATIAGFKPSGAENVSVALGDNTNLTFEMVLEAVEETIEVVSSADTMISPDRTGSTSSVSLESIEALPSVRRQIQDFARLNPYFTSDPSDGNGTRLSVAGKNNRYNTIQIDGAVNNDLFGLADTGTPGGQADAQPISLDSIQELQLVVSPYDVRQGGFTGGGINAITRSGANKFTGSLYGSQRDQDMVGDGPLKRPLAEFSEDQYGARLGGPIVKDKLFFFASGEMNRREAPTGVSADGTTATQFNNPADAQRFKDLLISRYGYDPGSLGDFSPATDSDMAFLRLDFNLGSSNQLTLRHNYVDAGRDVVSDRSSSRFRFASSIYTFASETNSSVAQLNSIFGPSAFNEARIGLQAIREARTTPVTFPSIEIGTVSQNPNLAAGTERFSGANALDQDILSITDDFTLIHGNHTFTMGTSNEIFEFKNTFLSEFYGFYRFNTVADFAADNAVEYRISFANGADPKRPAQFKVGQYSIYAGDQWRLSDRFTLVFGLRADMLDMVDKPSFNSTVNSTFGVNTSKTPGGDVVLSPRIGFNWSPESDTKQQVRGGVGIFSGRTPYVWVSNAYANTGIESTALSCVRPSCVPPAFNADPNNQPRNLGSAGTVSVDVVDPNFEVPRVLRATLGYDRVLPWDIHGTFEAMYTKTQKDVYYQNINYADTGAKTFDGRPVYARRSTAFLDVVKLTNTSKGDQLNASLRLNKRFGFGLNVDASYAWMDAKSAFDSTSSRAISSWRFMPVRGDIYNPEMATTNWEVEHRFTASVIYNFKLGPVGNTVALYWNAQSGLPYSISQSGTNINGDGYNSNDLLWVASSPDQIILRNTTWAEYDAWVKSIGSVNAARGGIVKRNSETARWNRSLDFHYDIEVPISVVRTQITFDVLNLINLIDSDKGLVQYVTNQNFTPLSYQGIDAATGKPIYQPAFTGALTPGSQYSANDLRSRWQMKLGLRLSF; this is encoded by the coding sequence ATGAGAAGTATGAACAGTAGCTTCGGGCGCTGGGCCGTCGGCCTCGCGTTCGTGCTCGGCGTTCTCGGGCTGGTCGGCCCGGTGGCCGCGCAGGTCACCACCGGTGCGATCACGGGCACGGTGATGGCGCAGAGCGACAAGAGCCCACTGCCGGGCGTCTCCATCGAGGCGATCCACCAGCCCACGGGCACTCGCTACAACACCGTCACGAACGACAACGGCCGCTTCGGCATCCAGAACGTCCGCGTCGGCGGCCCGTACGTGGTCACCGCGACGATCGCCGGCTTCAAGCCGAGCGGTGCGGAGAACGTGTCGGTGGCTCTCGGCGACAACACCAACCTCACCTTCGAGATGGTGCTCGAGGCGGTCGAGGAGACGATCGAAGTGGTGAGCAGTGCCGACACGATGATCTCCCCGGATCGCACGGGCTCGACGTCGTCGGTGTCGCTCGAGTCGATCGAGGCGCTGCCCAGCGTGCGGCGCCAGATCCAGGACTTCGCCCGCCTCAACCCGTACTTCACCAGCGACCCGTCCGACGGCAACGGCACGCGTCTCTCGGTGGCCGGAAAGAACAACCGCTACAACACGATCCAGATCGACGGCGCGGTGAACAACGACCTGTTCGGTCTCGCCGACACCGGCACGCCCGGCGGTCAGGCCGATGCGCAGCCGATCAGCCTCGACTCGATCCAGGAGCTGCAGCTCGTGGTTTCGCCCTATGACGTGCGGCAGGGCGGCTTCACCGGCGGCGGCATCAACGCGATCACCCGCAGCGGCGCCAACAAGTTCACCGGCTCGCTCTACGGCTCGCAGCGCGACCAGGACATGGTCGGCGACGGCCCGCTCAAGCGGCCGCTCGCGGAGTTCAGCGAGGATCAGTACGGCGCCCGCCTCGGCGGCCCGATCGTCAAGGACAAGCTCTTCTTCTTCGCCAGCGGCGAGATGAACCGCCGCGAGGCGCCGACCGGCGTCTCGGCCGACGGCACGACGGCGACGCAGTTCAACAACCCGGCTGACGCGCAGCGCTTCAAGGACCTCCTGATCAGCCGCTACGGCTACGATCCGGGTTCGCTCGGCGACTTCTCGCCGGCCACCGACAGCGACATGGCGTTCCTGCGCCTCGACTTCAACCTCGGCAGCTCGAACCAGTTGACCCTGCGTCACAACTACGTCGACGCCGGCCGCGACGTGGTGTCGGACCGCTCTTCCTCTCGCTTCCGTTTCGCCAGCTCGATCTACACCTTCGCCTCCGAGACCAACTCGTCGGTGGCGCAGCTCAACAGCATCTTCGGCCCGAGCGCCTTCAACGAGGCGCGCATCGGCCTGCAGGCGATCCGCGAGGCGCGCACCACGCCGGTCACCTTCCCGTCGATCGAGATCGGCACGGTGTCGCAGAACCCGAACCTCGCGGCCGGCACCGAGCGTTTCTCGGGCGCCAACGCGCTCGACCAGGACATCCTGTCGATCACCGATGACTTCACGCTGATCCACGGGAACCACACCTTCACGATGGGCACCAGCAACGAGATCTTCGAGTTCAAGAACACCTTCCTCTCGGAGTTCTACGGCTTCTACCGCTTCAACACCGTCGCCGACTTCGCGGCGGACAACGCGGTCGAGTACCGCATCAGCTTCGCCAACGGCGCCGATCCGAAGCGCCCGGCGCAGTTCAAGGTGGGGCAGTACAGCATCTACGCCGGCGACCAGTGGCGGCTCTCCGACCGCTTCACCCTGGTGTTCGGCCTCCGCGCCGACATGCTGGACATGGTCGACAAGCCGTCTTTCAACTCGACGGTCAACAGCACCTTCGGCGTCAACACCAGCAAGACCCCGGGCGGCGACGTGGTGCTCTCGCCCCGCATCGGCTTCAACTGGTCGCCGGAGTCCGACACCAAGCAGCAGGTGCGCGGTGGCGTCGGCATCTTCTCGGGCCGCACGCCGTACGTCTGGGTGTCGAACGCCTATGCCAACACCGGGATCGAGTCGACGGCGCTCTCCTGCGTCCGTCCGTCCTGCGTCCCGCCGGCGTTCAATGCCGACCCGAACAACCAGCCGCGGAACCTCGGTTCGGCGGGCACGGTCAGCGTCGACGTCGTCGACCCGAACTTCGAAGTGCCGCGCGTCCTCCGGGCGACCCTCGGTTACGACCGCGTGCTGCCGTGGGACATCCACGGCACGTTCGAGGCGATGTACACGAAGACGCAGAAGGACGTGTACTACCAGAACATCAACTACGCCGACACCGGCGCCAAGACCTTCGACGGCCGCCCGGTGTATGCCCGCAGGTCGACGGCGTTCCTCGACGTGGTCAAGCTGACGAACACCTCGAAGGGCGACCAGCTCAACGCCTCGCTGCGCCTCAACAAGCGTTTCGGCTTCGGTCTCAACGTCGACGCCAGCTACGCCTGGATGGACGCCAAGTCGGCCTTCGACTCGACCTCGAGCCGGGCGATCTCCAGCTGGCGCTTCATGCCGGTGCGCGGTGACATCTACAACCCGGAGATGGCAACCACCAACTGGGAAGTCGAGCACCGCTTCACGGCGTCGGTGATCTACAACTTCAAGCTCGGCCCGGTCGGCAACACGGTGGCCCTCTACTGGAACGCCCAGTCGGGTCTCCCGTACTCGATCTCGCAGAGCGGCACGAACATCAACGGCGACGGCTACAACAGCAACGACCTGCTGTGGGTCGCTTCCTCGCCGGACCAGATCATCCTGCGCAACACGACCTGGGCGGAGTACGACGCCTGGGTGAAGTCGATCGGCTCGGTCAACGCCGCCCGCGGCGGGATCGTCAAGCGGAACTCCGAGACGGCGCGCTGGAACCGCTCGCTCGACTTCCACTACGACATCGAGGTCCCGATCAGCGTCGTCCGCACGCAGATCACGTTCGACGTGCTCAACCTCATCAACCTGATCGACAGCGACAAGGGTCTGGTGCAGTACGTGACCAACCAGAACTTCACGCCGCTTTCGTACCAGGGCATCGACGCGGCCACCGGCAAGCCGATCTATCAGCCCGCCTTCACCGGTGCGCTGACCCCCGGCTCGCAGTACTCCGCCAACGACCTGCGCTCGCGCTGGCAGATGAAGCTCGGCCTGCGCCTGTCGTTCTGA
- a CDS encoding (2Fe-2S) ferredoxin domain-containing protein, whose product MPKPELHLLVCTNERPIAGPRPSCSPSGGLVLYQRLKDLVRERGLKDRVLVTRTGCLRHCSRGPVVAIWPGNLWCGQVGEPDAEVLLEAALRGETPAHLEMPPGPWE is encoded by the coding sequence ATGCCCAAGCCCGAGCTTCACCTCCTCGTCTGCACCAACGAGCGGCCGATCGCTGGCCCCCGACCGAGTTGCTCCCCGAGCGGCGGCCTCGTCCTTTACCAGAGACTGAAAGACCTCGTCCGCGAACGCGGGCTCAAGGACCGGGTTCTCGTCACCCGCACCGGCTGCCTGCGCCACTGCAGTCGCGGACCCGTCGTCGCGATCTGGCCCGGGAACCTCTGGTGTGGCCAGGTCGGCGAGCCGGATGCCGAGGTCTTGCTCGAGGCCGCCCTGCGAGGCGAGACTCCGGCGCACCTCGAGATGCCGCCCGGGCCGTGGGAATGA
- a CDS encoding carbohydrate-binding family 9-like protein → MSDDASPLALRLPRLAEVPSGVLDLEQVAWHRAARTELVRVEDGGRPRQPTVVRLGWTPELLLVRFDCVDLEPWATLAGRDEPLWQEEVVELFLAAGETDPATYVELEVNPLGALFDALIANPGLERAALSANLAFDWPEIRWKAEALRQPRGWWAALALPWHGLPGAVVPARAGVRLRANLFRIDRPHDGPPEHSAWSPTRIVPADFHRPRRFGTLILGD, encoded by the coding sequence ATGAGCGACGACGCGTCGCCGCTCGCACTCCGCCTCCCGCGGCTGGCGGAGGTGCCCTCCGGCGTCCTCGACCTCGAGCAGGTCGCCTGGCACCGGGCAGCGCGAACCGAGCTGGTGCGCGTCGAGGACGGCGGCCGCCCTCGTCAGCCGACCGTCGTCCGTCTCGGCTGGACTCCCGAGTTGCTGCTCGTCCGCTTCGACTGCGTCGACCTCGAACCGTGGGCGACGCTCGCGGGTCGTGACGAACCGCTCTGGCAGGAGGAGGTCGTCGAGCTTTTCCTCGCCGCCGGCGAGACCGATCCCGCGACCTACGTCGAGCTCGAGGTCAATCCGCTCGGGGCGCTCTTCGACGCGCTCATCGCGAACCCCGGGCTCGAACGCGCCGCGCTCTCGGCGAACTTGGCGTTCGACTGGCCGGAGATCCGCTGGAAGGCCGAAGCGCTTCGCCAGCCGCGTGGCTGGTGGGCCGCGCTCGCTCTGCCCTGGCACGGCCTGCCGGGCGCGGTCGTTCCGGCTCGCGCGGGCGTCCGCCTGCGGGCCAACCTCTTCCGCATCGACCGACCGCACGACGGGCCGCCCGAGCACAGCGCCTGGTCGCCGACGCGGATCGTTCCGGCCGACTTCCATCGACCTCGCCGCTTCGGCACGCTGATCCTTGGCGACTAG
- a CDS encoding MATE family efflux transporter gives MPPEPYRRELARLTALSAPVAATQLSTISLWTIDLLMVGRLGVEALNAVSLGRLWAMGTSIVAMGFLFGLDPFASQAHGARDSARLGRVLAHGSALALLVCVPLGLLWLFAGPLLVAFGQDPAIAAEAHRYVLVQLPSLPFFLLFVVWKQFLQSRGVVRPAMWIALAANAMNAGLNWVLIYGNLGAPRLGVVGSGVSTALTQVAMLLALLAVVRHRRLLDGVDVVFRRTALRLAELRAIAVLGSPVAIQLALEYWAFAVATLWAGRLGTVELASHTIALNLASVSYMLPLGVSFGAAARVGQLIGAGDGPGARVAAWSSLGLGAALMSAGAVLFVAARFWLPTFYSDDATTIAMAAALLPIAAAFQLFDGLQAVGGGVLRGMGMPRPAAFANLLGYYVVALPLGWLFAFRLGLGVIGLWVGLALGLASVALLLVIWLLRNPPDRVRALV, from the coding sequence GTGCCGCCCGAGCCGTACCGTCGCGAGCTCGCCCGTCTCACCGCGCTCTCGGCGCCGGTGGCGGCGACGCAGCTTTCGACGATCTCCCTCTGGACGATCGACCTGCTGATGGTCGGCCGCCTCGGCGTCGAGGCGCTCAACGCGGTGTCGCTCGGCAGGCTCTGGGCGATGGGCACCAGCATCGTCGCGATGGGGTTCCTCTTCGGGCTCGATCCGTTCGCCAGCCAGGCTCACGGTGCGCGCGACAGCGCGCGCCTCGGCCGCGTTCTCGCCCACGGCTCGGCGCTCGCGCTACTCGTCTGCGTGCCCCTCGGTCTCCTCTGGCTCTTCGCCGGCCCGCTGCTCGTCGCCTTCGGACAGGACCCGGCGATCGCCGCCGAGGCCCATCGCTACGTTCTCGTCCAGCTTCCCAGCCTGCCGTTCTTCCTCCTCTTCGTCGTCTGGAAGCAGTTCCTCCAGTCGCGGGGAGTCGTGCGGCCGGCGATGTGGATCGCCCTGGCGGCGAACGCGATGAACGCCGGCCTGAACTGGGTGCTGATCTACGGCAACCTCGGCGCGCCGCGGCTCGGGGTGGTGGGCTCGGGCGTGTCGACGGCCCTCACGCAGGTGGCGATGTTGCTGGCTCTCCTGGCGGTCGTCCGGCACCGACGGTTGCTCGACGGAGTCGACGTGGTGTTCCGTCGGACCGCCTTGCGGCTCGCGGAGTTGCGGGCGATCGCCGTTCTCGGCTCGCCGGTGGCGATCCAACTCGCCCTCGAGTACTGGGCCTTCGCGGTGGCGACGCTGTGGGCCGGCCGGTTGGGAACGGTCGAGCTGGCAAGCCACACGATCGCGCTCAACCTCGCGTCGGTCTCCTACATGCTGCCGCTCGGTGTCTCCTTCGGTGCGGCGGCGCGCGTCGGTCAGTTGATCGGTGCCGGCGACGGGCCCGGGGCACGGGTCGCGGCGTGGAGCTCGCTCGGGCTGGGCGCCGCCCTGATGTCCGCCGGGGCGGTGCTCTTCGTCGCCGCACGTTTCTGGCTGCCGACCTTCTACAGCGACGATGCGACGACGATCGCCATGGCGGCAGCGCTGCTGCCGATCGCCGCGGCGTTTCAGCTCTTCGACGGGCTTCAGGCCGTCGGTGGCGGAGTGCTGCGGGGGATGGGGATGCCGCGCCCCGCGGCGTTCGCCAATCTGCTCGGCTACTACGTCGTCGCGCTGCCGCTCGGCTGGCTCTTCGCCTTCCGGCTCGGGCTGGGAGTGATCGGACTCTGGGTCGGGTTGGCGCTCGGCCTGGCGAGCGTCGCCCTCCTGCTGGTGATCTGGCTGCTGCGAAACCCGCCGGATCGCGTGCGAGCGCTCGTCTGA
- a CDS encoding 4Fe-4S binding protein: MTRLANAHRISLPVVGQPGGIRRSRAGRWRAGVLIGVHVLILAHVAHWLVTGSTLTPVEPSEAMELGRRGVVNAGLVFFAVAGLSTLVVGRFACGWSCHLVALQDFCQWLLRKVGIRPMPLRSRLLAWVPTLAFAYMFLWPATYRLLRGLGFPALQNDFVTSEFWATFPGWAVALASIAICGFAIVYLLGAKGFCTYACPYGALFAGADRFAPWRIRVSDACDGCAHCTAVCTSNVRVHEEVRTHRMVVDAGCMKCLDCVSVCPRGALSLSFGRPAFFARAARWRSGALAWSEELVLAISFALCFFSVRGLYEAFPFLFSLGLAACFAFFSLVAWRLLGEGNVAVRRLQLLRAGRLQPAGRVFLLFFAMAVAFVAHSGAVQYWARIGSWHAGKVEGLWRVALAEASRPALGVGDRQRVELAYEHLDRARRWGLAPQPRLAFPLAWLAFLSDRPEALAARAAEAAPDRDAALAWRLVAHDARWRGRVEVAEQAYRRALDLGVDEATYLDLGSLLSLAGRYEEAATVFSRGRALLPKSAALAYNAALNRALEGKTGEAIAECREALALDPGLLPATQLLADLESR, from the coding sequence ATGACTCGACTCGCCAACGCGCACCGCATCTCCTTGCCTGTCGTCGGCCAGCCCGGAGGAATCCGCCGCTCTCGGGCCGGGCGATGGCGCGCCGGCGTGCTCATCGGCGTGCACGTGCTGATCCTCGCGCACGTCGCGCACTGGCTGGTGACGGGCTCGACGCTTACCCCCGTGGAGCCGTCCGAGGCGATGGAGCTGGGGCGACGCGGGGTGGTCAACGCCGGGTTGGTGTTCTTCGCTGTCGCCGGACTCTCGACCCTCGTCGTCGGGCGCTTCGCCTGCGGCTGGTCCTGTCACCTCGTCGCGTTGCAGGACTTCTGCCAGTGGCTTCTGCGAAAGGTCGGGATCCGCCCGATGCCGCTTCGCTCGCGCCTCCTCGCCTGGGTGCCGACGCTCGCCTTCGCGTACATGTTCCTCTGGCCGGCGACCTATCGTCTGCTGCGCGGGCTCGGTTTCCCGGCCCTGCAGAACGACTTCGTGACGTCGGAGTTCTGGGCGACGTTCCCGGGCTGGGCGGTGGCACTGGCCTCGATCGCCATCTGTGGCTTCGCGATCGTCTATCTGCTCGGCGCCAAGGGCTTCTGCACCTATGCCTGCCCTTATGGTGCGCTCTTCGCCGGTGCAGACCGTTTCGCCCCCTGGCGAATCCGGGTGAGCGACGCGTGCGACGGTTGCGCGCACTGCACGGCCGTCTGCACGTCGAACGTCCGGGTGCACGAGGAGGTGCGCACGCATCGCATGGTGGTGGACGCGGGATGCATGAAGTGCCTGGACTGCGTCAGCGTCTGTCCGCGTGGCGCACTGTCGCTGTCCTTCGGGCGGCCCGCTTTCTTCGCGCGTGCGGCGCGCTGGCGGTCGGGGGCGCTTGCCTGGAGCGAGGAGCTGGTCCTGGCGATCTCCTTCGCGCTCTGCTTCTTCTCCGTTCGTGGGCTCTACGAGGCCTTTCCGTTCCTCTTCTCGCTCGGCCTGGCGGCGTGCTTCGCGTTCTTCAGTCTGGTGGCCTGGCGCCTTCTGGGCGAAGGCAACGTCGCCGTGCGCCGGCTGCAATTGCTGCGGGCCGGACGCCTCCAGCCGGCGGGTCGAGTGTTTCTCTTGTTCTTCGCGATGGCGGTCGCCTTCGTGGCGCACTCGGGAGCGGTGCAGTACTGGGCCCGGATCGGCTCCTGGCACGCGGGGAAGGTCGAAGGTCTGTGGCGCGTGGCGCTCGCCGAAGCGTCGCGACCGGCGCTCGGGGTCGGCGATCGCCAGCGCGTCGAGCTCGCCTACGAGCATCTCGATCGCGCGCGCCGCTGGGGCCTCGCGCCGCAGCCTCGCCTCGCCTTTCCACTCGCCTGGCTCGCCTTCCTGTCGGATCGCCCGGAGGCTCTCGCCGCGCGAGCCGCTGAAGCTGCCCCGGACCGCGATGCGGCGCTCGCCTGGCGGCTGGTGGCGCACGATGCACGGTGGCGGGGGCGCGTGGAGGTGGCCGAGCAGGCCTACCGGCGCGCCCTGGATCTCGGCGTCGACGAGGCAACGTATCTCGATCTTGGAAGTCTTCTTTCTCTCGCGGGGCGGTACGAGGAAGCGGCGACAGTCTTTTCTCGCGGGCGCGCCCTCCTGCCCAAATCGGCCGCACTTGCCTATAATGCCGCCCTCAATCGGGCGCTCGAGGGGAAGACCGGGGAGGCGATCGCCGAATGCCGTGAGGCGCTCGCGCTCGACCCGGGACTGCTTCCGGCGACGCAACTGCTCGCCGATCTCGAATCTCGGTAA